Proteins encoded together in one Hevea brasiliensis isolate MT/VB/25A 57/8 chromosome 16, ASM3005281v1, whole genome shotgun sequence window:
- the LOC110657451 gene encoding beta-amyrin 28-monooxygenase: MEHYYLTLLLLFMSFITLSLFFLFYKHISQYKYPNLPPGKPGLPYVGESLDFLSTGWKGHPEKFVFDRKTKYSSDVFKTNLLGHPAAVLCGAAGNKFMFSNENKLVVAWWPDSVNKIFPSSLQTSSKEEAKKMRKLLPQFLKPEALQRYIGIMDSIAQRHFASGWENKDEVVVFPLAKNYTFWLACRLFVSVEDPAHIAKFSDPFQVLASGIISIPIDLPGTPFRRAIKASQLIRRELLGIIKQRKIDLAVGRASNTQDILSHMLNTSDENGEFMNERDIADKILGLLIGGHDTASAACTFIVKYLSELPHIFQEVYKEQMEIAKTKEEGELLNWDDIQKMKYSWNVACEVMRLAPPLQGAFREAITDFIFNGFYIPRGWKLYWSANSTHKNPEYFSEPEKFDPSRFEGKGPAPYTFVPFGGGPRMCPGKEYARLEILVFMHNLVKRFRFEKVIPDEKIIVDPMPMPAKGLPVRLYPHKAS; this comes from the exons ATGGAGCATTACTACCTCACCCTTCTTCTCCTCTTCATGTCCTTTATCACACTGtctctctttttccttttctACAAGCACATCTCCCAATACAAGTACCCTAACCTTCCTCCAGGGAAACCAGGCCTTCCCTATGTGGGAGAGAGTCTGGATTTCTTGTCCACAGGTTGGAAAGGTCACCCTGAAAAGTTTGTCTTTGATCGGAAAACTAAATACTCCTCTGATGTTTTCAAAACTAATCTCCTTGGCCACCCTGCAGCTGTGCTTTGCGGGGCTGCAGGTAACAAGTTCATGTTCTCCAATGAGAACAAGCTTGTTGTAGCCTGGTGGCCTGATTCTGTGAACAAAATATTTCCTTCTTCTCTACAGACTTCTTCCAAGGAAGAAGCCAAGAAAATGAGAAAGCTTCTTCCTCAGTTCTTGAAACCTGAGGCTTTGCAGCGATATATAG GTATCATGGATTCAATCGCGCAGAGGCACTTTGCCTCGGGGTGGGAGAATAAAGATGAAGTGGTTGTGTTCCCTCTGGCAAAGAATTACACCTTCTGGTTAGCCTGTCGTCTCTTTGTAAGCGTGGAAGATCCTGCCCACATAGCAAAATTTTCAGACCCTTTTCAGGTCTTGGCCTCAGGAATCATTTCCATTCCCATTGATTTGCCTGGAACACCCTTTCGAAGAGCTATCAAGGCCTCACAGCTTATAAGGAGGGAGCTTCTGGGCATCATCAAGCAAAGAAAGATTGATCTTGCAGTAGGAAGGGCATCGAATACACAAGATATTTTGTCTCATATGTTGAATACAAGTGATGAGAATGGAGAGTTCATGAATGAAAGGGATATTGCAGACAAGATTCTTGGATTGTTGATTGGTGGACATGATACTGCTAGTGCTGCTTGCACTTTCATTGTCAAGTATCTCTCTGAACTCCCGCACATTTTCCAGGAAGTTTACAAGG AGCAAATGGAGATTGCTAAAACAAAAGAGGAAGGAGAGTTGCTGAACTGGGATgacattcaaaaaatgaaatattcatggaacgTGGCTTGTGAAGTAATGAGACTTGCTCCTCCTCTTCAAGGTGCTTTCAGGGAAGCCATCACTGATTTCATCTTCAATGGTTTTTATATTCCAAGAGGCTGGAAG CTGTATTGGAGTGCAAACTCAACCCATAAGAATCCAGAGTACTTCTCAGAACCTGAAAAATTTGATCCCAGCAGATTTGAAGGGAAAGGACCAGCTCCTTACACCTTCGTGCCATTTGGTGGAGGACCAAGAATGTGCCCTGGAAAAGAGTATGCTCGATTGGAAATACTTGTTTTTATGCACAACTTGGTGAAAAGATTCAGATTTGAAAAGGTAATTCCAGATGAGAAGATTATTGTTGATCCTATGCCAATGCCAGCAAAGGGACTTCCAGTTCGCCTTTATCCTCACAAGGCTTCATAA